CCTTGGAGCTCTCCTTTTCGAGCTCGTTGGAGGAGCGCGCGCCCCGGTAAACCTGCCAGAGGCCGGTTCTTTTCTGCGGGTTCCGGATGTACCGGAAGGTCAGCTCATGTTGGAAAAGGCTGTCCTCAAAGCTCTTGGGAAGAAAGACGACCTTGTTTTCTTTTTTGGAGTAGAAGGTGAACAGCTTTCGCCCGAGGACAGTCAGGTCGGTCGGGTTGATTTGTACTTCCTTCATGGCGCCGGACTGGGAGAGGCGCTTGTAGGAGTCCAAAATAAAGCTGTTCACCTGGTTGCCCAGCGCCAGGTTTTTGTCGAAAGGCCATTCCTTGTAGCTGTTCAGATCGAGGATGTCGGCGTCTTCCCCCCCCCCCCCGCCGATGAGTTCGGCGAGCATGTCCTTTTTGGAGGATTTGGCGCGCTGTGGATCGTTGATTCCCTTGATGGTTTCCCCCACCTTGAGATAGAAGCACTTCCGGAGGATGTTCTGAAGATCTTCGCGTTCTTGCTTTTTGTAGTAATCGAGTATCCGGTTGAACATCAGGAGATAGCCGTCGAGCTGGTGGCGCTGGGGATGGTCGTCGAGATGAGTTCCGCCCCCGAGCGAGTCTTTCTTTTCGCCGTCGGCGGCCTGGGCGGCCAGCTCGAAGATAGTATGCTTCAGTTGATCGCAAAGAAGGCCCAGGTCGGACTTCGAATCCATGTAGTCTTCGATCAGCGCCATCTTCATGGCGGACTTGAAGGGGCTGCCCAGGGCTTTGTTGAGCTGCCAGAGAGCGGCCCCGAAAGCTTCTTTCATGGTAATCCGCTGTGCGTTGCCCAGGTCGATGAACTTCTTCATGTCGAAAAGCTGGTAGTTCGTCGCACCCACCTCCCGAAGGTTTTCGTACTCCTCGTCGGAGATGAAGGGAGGCATCGCTACCCAAAGAGGCGGCTTCCCGGCGAAAACGGTGTGTGTACGGTAGAACTCCTCTTTGAGGAGCTTTCCCAGGGCGGAGCCGGCACTCTCGGAATCCGAGGAGCCGAAGCGGTTCTCGCGAGCATCGTCAATATTGGTGACGAAAAAATGTGTTTCGAAGTGATTGTCGTCCGCCCACTCTTCAATGGCCTTCAGCTTGAAGTCCAGGGCGCTCAGCTGCCCCTCGGTGAAATCTGCCTTGTTGATGCAGACCCAGATGTCGAAATCGCTTTTGGCGGTTTGGGCGATGGTCGCGAGGCTCCCCATCGCGGACAGGGAATGGATCGTTGCGTCCCCCTGCTTCTGAGCGAGCAGGCGCGGGTTATCCGTGAGTCCGCTGAAATACTGGCCAAGCAATTTGAGCAGATGCTGATCGACGCGGAAGCCCATGATGCCGGCGCAGACATCATCCGGATTTTTGATGAAACCGGGGAGCTCTGGAGTGTTGAGATGCACCAGGGCAGGGAGCATTTGAAAGATATTTCTGTCGAGATCGCCGAGTTTCGAGGATATGGCTGAGAGCTTGCGCTGGTTGTAGTCCGCAAACGCTTTGGCCTGCCTCGACATCGCGACGAGGGTGTCGTAGTTCGGAAGGGTGTTGTCCGGAGCGCTGGCTTCGCCTTCTTCCGAATCGAATTCGTCGTCGTCTTTTTTCTTGCCGAACAGTCCTTTAAATATCATCTTCCTACCAACTCCCGCGGGGGATGAGGAAAGCGCGCAGAGCCCTAGAGCTCATACGTTTTTCCCTGTTCAATTTGGCATATCCGCGGTTCTTTGAGCGCGGCGAGATCGGCCCGGATTTCTTCCGAGAATCGGATCTTTTCATGATAAAGGTAAATTGGAACATCCCGGGGCATTTTTACAAGTTCTTTTTTGAGCAAGTCCGGGGTCAGGTGCTTCGATACGTTGGCGATGCCTTCCAGGCGGTTGGGAAACGAAACTTCGGTCAGGATGGCCTTCAGGTTTTCCGTTTGGCGCGCGATCTTCCAAATTTTCTCGGTGGGCCCCGTGTCGCCGCTGAAGAGCAGGGCGCCCGTATCGTCCTGGAACAGATAGCCGACCGCCACCGGGTCGTGATTGACGGTGTAGGCGGAAAAATCAATGCCGTCCACGCGGGTTATTTCTCCCTCCTGAATGGCCACCATCTTCAGGACGGGGGCATTCCCATCGGAAATGACGGTGAAGTCAGGCCAGATGATGTCGTTCAGGAGAAATTTCTGGATGGCGTCGAGCACCTTCGATACACTGAAAATCCGAAGGGATTCTTTCCTTGTGCCGAAGATATTGTC
The DNA window shown above is from bacterium and carries:
- a CDS encoding class I adenylate cyclase, encoding MIFKGLFGKKKDDDEFDSEEGEASAPDNTLPNYDTLVAMSRQAKAFADYNQRKLSAISSKLGDLDRNIFQMLPALVHLNTPELPGFIKNPDDVCAGIMGFRVDQHLLKLLGQYFSGLTDNPRLLAQKQGDATIHSLSAMGSLATIAQTAKSDFDIWVCINKADFTEGQLSALDFKLKAIEEWADDNHFETHFFVTNIDDARENRFGSSDSESAGSALGKLLKEEFYRTHTVFAGKPPLWVAMPPFISDEEYENLREVGATNYQLFDMKKFIDLGNAQRITMKEAFGAALWQLNKALGSPFKSAMKMALIEDYMDSKSDLGLLCDQLKHTIFELAAQAADGEKKDSLGGGTHLDDHPQRHQLDGYLLMFNRILDYYKKQEREDLQNILRKCFYLKVGETIKGINDPQRAKSSKKDMLAELIGGGGGEDADILDLNSYKEWPFDKNLALGNQVNSFILDSYKRLSQSGAMKEVQINPTDLTVLGRKLFTFYSKKENKVVFLPKSFEDSLFQHELTFRYIRNPQKRTGLWQVYRGARSSNELEKESSKDRLLKQTFKLPELLLWLVINGVWTKNTHTSMASKESPITTAEFQDMLQSMISFFPQVDVGHLSNEVLLQEAQNEKIFVILNLEANKMEEHVQSIDILSHTSWGEFFYEQPEGEMNQVRALEACLKHLSAVTANLDETLKIYIPTGKTGVGNRQIYADFDHSIREAHEFFWGTPLPPQTMRTYVFHGERAIASFTWNGEKLLLGQYHNFDLFFQKREHGEMLNHELSVGSSPTKLLHQQALNSCFELNSIQVFAFDDGVNTHIYISDEMGGTYATVLPRKSWTYYGIRLFVFLSNIINQIVQETRSEGLAALRPELHFYDILTTGPNKDKFKIEETTQSFMKGSASKQVLAERVALFEKRNPGKKSDLVFRVNAESFSGAELGG
- a CDS encoding 3',5'-cyclic-nucleotide phosphodiesterase — encoded protein: MNGKLLVDAGSAASLLCAQDLSQLSAIVITHPHLDHIGEIPFIADNIFGTRKESLRIFSVSKVLDAIQKFLLNDIIWPDFTVISDGNAPVLKMVAIQEGEITRVDGIDFSAYTVNHDPVAVGYLFQDDTGALLFSGDTGPTEKIWKIARQTENLKAILTEVSFPNRLEGIANVSKHLTPDLLKKELVKMPRDVPIYLYHEKIRFSEEIRADLAALKEPRICQIEQGKTYEL